A single Thermococcus celericrescens DNA region contains:
- a CDS encoding putative toxin-antitoxin system toxin component, PIN family: MAKIKVVLDTSILISALKSRDTRRSPSVRILRLLRDGVVLNHGSPETLKEMKETLAVLGILTGKPQKARAIYHLVLNHTEKLSPKVRFEEDRELVEKVGHEDDIKFLDVVYAARARYLVSMNTKHLLTSFPS, translated from the coding sequence ATGGCTAAAATAAAGGTAGTTCTGGACACTTCCATTTTAATCAGTGCACTGAAGTCCAGGGACACCCGGAGAAGTCCGTCGGTGAGAATCCTCCGCCTTCTCCGCGATGGAGTGGTGCTCAATCACGGCTCCCCCGAAACCCTGAAGGAGATGAAGGAAACCCTGGCGGTTCTCGGAATACTCACCGGGAAACCGCAGAAGGCAAGGGCGATTTATCACCTGGTTCTGAACCACACTGAAAAACTATCCCCCAAAGTCAGGTTTGAAGAGGACAGAGAACTGGTGGAAAAGGTAGGCCATGAGGATGACATTAAGTTCCTGGACGTGGTTTATGCCGCAAGGGCGCGGTATTTGGTGAGCATGAACACAAAGCACCTGCTGACCTCCTTCCCGTCGTGA
- a CDS encoding RNA-guided endonuclease InsQ/TnpB family protein: protein MKRSVTVKLQPSKAQEKTLKELVQISSKVWNRVNYLRRQEFFEGKPVDFLKTEKIVYEEFKSEIGSATVQQICRKNAEIWRSFFSLIRNKRNGELPNWLKPKPPNYIKEGGLIVLRNDQYKIEGNKLILKGLGKFKRLEVQFKGRIHLKGKQGRLEITYDPVRRKWYAHISYTVKEKLQGEEWVEVPRQPLGDLSAGIDLGVNNLMAVYVENGESFLVDGRPLKSIAFYWQRRIAGYQSKINKSGAKKSRKLARMHQKAKLQAKHYINTAVRRTVEKLYHLGVSRIVVGYPKGIARNSDKGKKQNYLLSHVWRFNCVIKRLIEVAEEYGISVIVVNEAFTSKRCPVCGKPHEGARFVRGLFKCPVTGLIFNADLVGAFNILKKVVKTITPNLSGLYAQRRGNGGKTLPEGSKTCFNLGLNETPQTSPSLARG from the coding sequence ATGAAGCGTTCAGTAACCGTTAAACTACAACCCTCAAAAGCTCAAGAGAAGACACTCAAAGAGTTAGTCCAAATTAGTTCCAAAGTCTGGAACAGGGTAAACTACCTTAGGAGGCAGGAATTCTTCGAGGGAAAGCCTGTAGACTTCCTCAAAACCGAGAAAATTGTCTATGAGGAGTTTAAATCCGAGATAGGCTCGGCAACAGTCCAGCAAATTTGCAGAAAGAACGCTGAAATCTGGCGTTCATTCTTCTCACTCATCAGGAACAAAAGGAACGGAGAACTCCCCAACTGGCTTAAACCAAAACCACCAAACTACATCAAAGAAGGAGGCTTAATAGTCCTCAGGAACGACCAATACAAGATTGAAGGGAACAAACTAATCCTTAAGGGTCTCGGAAAGTTCAAAAGGCTGGAAGTTCAATTCAAGGGTAGAATACACCTTAAAGGCAAGCAGGGTAGACTGGAAATAACTTATGACCCAGTAAGGCGGAAGTGGTATGCTCACATCAGTTACACGGTAAAGGAGAAACTTCAGGGTGAGGAATGGGTAGAAGTTCCAAGACAACCCTTGGGAGACCTCTCGGCGGGAATAGACTTAGGAGTGAACAATTTGATGGCCGTTTATGTCGAGAATGGTGAGAGCTTTTTAGTGGACGGAAGGCCGTTGAAGTCAATAGCCTTCTATTGGCAGAGGAGAATAGCGGGGTATCAGTCAAAAATCAACAAAAGCGGGGCAAAGAAGAGTAGAAAGCTCGCAAGAATGCATCAAAAGGCTAAGCTTCAAGCCAAACACTACATTAACACAGCAGTAAGAAGAACGGTGGAAAAACTCTACCACCTTGGAGTTTCCAGAATTGTGGTGGGCTATCCAAAGGGAATAGCCAGAAACTCTGATAAGGGTAAAAAACAAAATTATCTTCTCTCTCACGTCTGGCGGTTTAACTGTGTCATTAAACGCTTAATCGAGGTCGCCGAGGAGTATGGTATTAGCGTTATTGTCGTTAATGAGGCTTTCACGTCTAAGCGTTGTCCCGTCTGCGGGAAGCCCCACGAGGGGGCGAGGTTTGTTCGTGGGTTATTTAAGTGTCCCGTGACGGGGCTTATCTTTAATGCGGACTTAGTTGGAGCGTTTAATATTTTGAAGAAGGTGGTGAAAACCATAACCCCGAATCTGAGCGGTCTTTACGCTCAGAGGAGGGGTAACGGGGGGAAGACCCTCCCCGAGGGGTCGAAGACCTGCTTTAACTTGGGTTTGAATGAGACCCCTCAAACCTCCCCGTCATTGGCGAGGGGTTAA
- a CDS encoding AAA family ATPase, producing MSRLHLGKKGEKAHFFDQRPRKDASNLFGRDEEIEKLSRALESRSWVAVLGPRMVGKTSLAWAGANVFAGKNGYRVVFVDLRDTDTFRGATEKILGRLPKSTLDKLSKHISEVSASALGAGVAVKLKESTSARQALVDAFSTLKDTVLILDEVQNIQQGVPHFLKALGSIFNENDSLLIIFTGSYAGVVRKLFESTHEDPLFGRIPIEIRLSPWSEDVAENFLETGFERLGIGYTRGELREVIRRLGTLPGWLNLYGVRRYIERDHERALRTAMGVAVREAQKELEHLLEGRTPKARAVIKLLAFGATWGELLETGITKGALSHLLTILIDELFIVDKDESGVYYFSDPVYRKAAMGLSILGKDAQR from the coding sequence ATGTCAAGACTTCATCTCGGAAAGAAGGGTGAGAAGGCACATTTCTTTGATCAGAGGCCCAGAAAGGACGCGAGCAATCTGTTTGGCAGGGATGAGGAGATTGAGAAGCTGTCCAGGGCGCTTGAATCCCGGAGCTGGGTCGCAGTACTGGGGCCCCGAATGGTGGGGAAAACAAGTCTGGCGTGGGCGGGGGCCAATGTATTTGCCGGAAAAAACGGATACCGCGTTGTTTTTGTTGATTTAAGGGATACAGACACGTTTAGAGGGGCCACCGAGAAAATTCTGGGGCGTTTACCAAAGTCGACCCTGGACAAACTCTCAAAGCATATCTCCGAGGTCTCCGCTTCGGCACTCGGGGCAGGCGTTGCTGTCAAGCTCAAGGAGAGCACCTCAGCAAGGCAGGCTTTGGTGGACGCTTTCTCCACACTAAAAGACACCGTTCTCATTCTTGACGAGGTCCAAAACATTCAGCAGGGCGTGCCCCATTTTCTAAAAGCCTTGGGCTCGATTTTTAATGAGAACGATTCACTTCTAATCATCTTCACTGGATCCTACGCGGGTGTCGTCAGGAAACTCTTTGAATCGACTCATGAGGATCCTCTTTTCGGAAGGATACCCATTGAGATACGCCTCTCCCCGTGGTCAGAGGACGTTGCAGAAAATTTCCTTGAAACGGGGTTTGAGAGGCTTGGAATAGGGTATACGCGTGGAGAACTACGGGAAGTCATACGGAGACTCGGCACCCTGCCGGGATGGCTGAATCTTTACGGAGTGAGGAGGTACATCGAGAGGGATCACGAAAGAGCCCTGAGAACCGCGATGGGTGTGGCGGTCAGGGAAGCTCAAAAAGAGCTGGAGCATCTGCTGGAGGGAAGAACACCTAAGGCAAGGGCAGTTATCAAACTGCTTGCCTTCGGGGCCACCTGGGGAGAGCTGCTGGAGACGGGAATCACGAAAGGGGCCCTAAGTCACCTGTTAACAATCTTAATCGATGAGCTTTTTATCGTAGATAAAGACGAGTCTGGAGTTTATTACTTCAGCGACCCGGTCTACCGAAAGGCCGCAATGGGACTCTCGATCTTGGGAAAGGATGCCCAACGTTGA